A genomic stretch from Arachis stenosperma cultivar V10309 chromosome 3, arast.V10309.gnm1.PFL2, whole genome shotgun sequence includes:
- the LOC130965850 gene encoding translation machinery-associated protein 22, with the protein MADKPQPVRVVYCPVCSMPPEYCEFGPDFEKCKPWLIQNFPDLYPDLLKETNERDADKVADKLQGTGISSGSSDGAATSAPKQEEVKRLPGGKIKKKEKQEVVIEKVIRNKRKCITTVKGLELFGVKLSDASKKLGKKFATGASVVKGPTEKDQIDVQGDISYDIVEFITDTWPDVPESAIYFIEDGKKVPAA; encoded by the exons ATGGCAGACAAACCCCAACCGGTTCGGGTAGTGTACTGCCCCGTGTGCTCTATGCCACCCGAATACTGCGAATTCGGACCCgatttcgaaaaatgcaaacCCTGGTTGATCCAAAACTTCCCTGACCTATATCCCGATCTTCTCAAAG AAACGAATGAAAGGGATGCTGATAAAGTTGCTGATAAGCTTCAAGGTACCGGTATATCTTCGGGGTCTAGTGATGGAGCTGCTACCTCag CACCAAAGCAAGAAGAGGTCAAGCGTCTTCCTGGTGGGAAGATAAAGAAAAAG GAGAAGCAAGAGGTTGTTATTGAGAAAGTCATTCGTAACAAACGAAAATGTATCACGACTGTGAAAGGACTAGAACTTTTTG GTGTCAAGCTCAGTGATGCTTCAAAGAAACTTGGTAAAAAGTTTGCTACAGGAGCCTCTGTTGTAAAG GGTCCAACTGAGAAAGACCAAATTGATGTTCAAGGGGATATATCTTATGACATTGTGGAGTTCATTACAGATACATGGCCTGAT GTCCCAGAAAGTGCAATTTACTTcatagaggatggaaagaaggTTCCAGCTGCTTGA